A window of Companilactobacillus allii genomic DNA:
GGCAATATATCCCGAGACCAAGTAAATGATGACATTGAGACTTTTAGTAGGTGCAATAACAATCAAAATCCCCGTAACTAATAAGAATACAAAACGTAACCAACGATAAAGTTGGAATTGTTTGACCATTTCTTCACTTCCTCTATATACTTATGAATGTGTATAGACCTATAATACCAAAAAATCAGAGAGCGGAGAAAGCCGGTTAAATGTTGAGCACTGCCTAGGATAAGAAAGGTATCGCGAAGCGATGCATTTATTATCCGTAGCAGGCACAGACATTTGGCTTTCGCAGCTCGTTTCAGCTAAACAAGTTCAGAAAACGAGTTTAACAACCAACAACCAAAAGACTTTTCAGTATTAAACAAACATTTCACAATAAGAAGTATATCATTATATGAATCCCAAGTTAATAACGTGTAAGCAATTACCTTTGATTGTGAAATTAAAGTGGTATTGTAGAATCAGAGAGCGGAGAGTCCCGGGTAGTTTCTGAGCACTGCCTAGAATAGCTAAGGTATCGCGAAGCGATGCATTAGCTATTCGTAGCAGGCGCAGGGAACTGGGACTCGCAGCTCGTTTCACTTCCAAAACCAAAAAAGGGGAAAAATATATGAAAGTACGTGCATCAGATAAAATGATTGATATCATGTCGCAATGGGGAATCGACAACATCTTCGGCTTACCCGGGGATTCAGTTGATACGACGATTGACGCCATGTATCGTGCGCAAAATAAAATAAAATTCACACATGTATTGCATGAAGAAGTAGCCGCATTATCAGCTGCTGCTCAAGCAAAGTTAACAGGTAAAATCGGTGTTTGTTTATCAATCGGTGGGCCTGGAGCAATTCACTTACTCAATGGATTATATGATGCCAAGATGGATCATGCCCCAGTTCTAGCAATTCTTGGACAAGTTCAATCAAAAATGTTGAATACTGACTTCTTCCAAGAAGTTGATACACACGTATTATTTGATGACGTTGCCGTCTATAACAAGTTGATAATGGATCCACAATCATTGCCACGTATAGTTGATGAGGCCATTAGAACAGCTTACTCCAAACAAGGAGTGGCCGTGTTGACCATACCAGATGACATACCAGACCATCTGATCCAGGACAACTTCACTGCTAATGTAGATAACTTCAAAATTGAAGATTATCAAGTTGATGATAAAGAAATCAAAGCAGTACTTGACCTAATCAAGATACATTCTAATCCGATCGTCTTGGCTGGTACAGGTATTCGTAACGCTAAAAAAGAAACACTCGAATTTATCGAAAAATTCAAAATTCCGATCATTCAAACCATGCCCGCAAAAGGGATGGTCAATGATAATCACCCGTATAATCTAGGACAATTAGGTAAACTTGGAACTAAGCCAGCCTTTGAGATGATGCAAAAGGCTGATCTATTAATAATGCTTGGAACCGATTATCCATATGCACCATACTTGAATCATAAGATAGATGCCATTCAAGTTGATATTAATGGTGACAAATTGGGTAAGCGTCATCGTGTCAATGTCGCCATCCAAGGTGAGACCAAAGAAGTACTGAGCAGAATGATTGAGCTAGGTGAAGACGTTAAAACACGTCCATTCTTAGATACCGCCATCAATCGTATGGCACAGTGGCGTTCATGGATGGAAGATGTCATGAGTAAGAAGCATACCGGAGTCTTACCATCCAAGATGTTTCGTACCTTATCCGACCAAGCAGAGGATAATGCTGTCTTCTCAATAGATGTTGGTACCTCAACGGCATTTGGTGCACGATTCATTGACGCCAAAAGTACTCAAAAGTACACTATTTCGGCATGGCTTGGAACCATGGGATGTGCCTTGCCGGGTGCTATTGCGGCCAAGATGAATATGCCAAATAGACCAGTCTATGCCATGGCCGGTGATGGAGCGTTCAGTATGGTCATGCAAGATTTCGCGACCGCAGTCAGATACAAATTGCCAATGGTTATCACCGTGCTCAATAACAAATTACTTGCGTTTATTGAATATGAACAACAATCAGCTGGCCAACAAAATTACGGTATCGGACTACCTGACATAGATTTCGCCAAGTTTGCGGAAGCCTGTGGAGGAATCGGTGTGACCGTCACTTCAAACGAAGAATACGTCGCAGCTCTCAAGAAATATAAGAATGCCGACAAGCCAGTTTTGATCGACGCTGCCGTTACCGATGAGGCACCACTTCCCGGTAAGATTGTTATGGACGAAGCCAAAGGTTATGCCAAGTTTGGATTCGGTCATGTTATCGACGAAAAGTCCATCCCACAATTACCACCAATGAAAGAAATATTACGTTCATTCTTATAAAATGATAAATTAATTTATTTTTAATAAAAAGGAAACCACAATTTAATGTGATTCCCTTTTTTTATGGACAAAACGTAACCAAATGAGGATTAATTAATAAAAACTCTTGCAACTAAATTAGAAAACTATTAGAATTACAATATTTCAACTATACAAAACAGGGGGCGTCTTTATGGATACAAAAAAAGTAGATCAGAATCATTTGGCTGATCACCGACTGATTCAGCGCGAGAATAAGTACTACGCTAAAGCTTCTCGTATGGATTACTTTGATTTAGTCATTGACCATGCGCACGATGCGACACTTGTCGATGTTGACGGAAATGAGTATATTGACGTCCTGGCAAGCGCATCAGCAGTTAACGTAGGACATACAAATGAAAAAGTGGTCAAAGCAATACAAGACCAAGCTGAGAAATTAGTGCATTACACACCAGGATACTTTCATCATCAACCGGAGCAACAGCTGGCCGAACGACTAGCCAAACTAGTGCCCGGTGAGCCCAAACAAGTGACTTTTGGTAATTCAGGTTCTGATGCCAATGATGCAATCATCAAATTCTCACGAGCTTACACAAAACGTCCATATATCGTGTCATTCATGGATTCGTATCATGGTTCGACTTATGGCTCAATGACACTTTCTGGTGTCAGCCTTAATATGACTAGGAACATGGGACCAATGCTTCCAGATGTTGTCCACGTTCCATATCCAGATCTGTATCGTACAGAACCCGGAGAAAGTGAACATGATGTTTCATTGAGATATTTTGATGAATTCAAGAAACCCTTTGAGACATTCCTTCCCGTTGAGGAAGTAGCCTGTGTTCTAATCGAGCCTATTCAAGGTGACGGAGGTATTCGCAAAGCTCCAGAAGAATATATGCAACTATTGTATAAATTCTGTCATGATAACGGAATCTTGTTCGCAGTAGATGAAGTCAATCAAGGCATCGGACGTACCGGTAAAATGTGGAGTATCCAACAATTCAAAGACATCGAACCCGACTTGATGTCCGTTGGAAAGTCTTTAGCATCAGGCATGCCACTGAGTGCCGTGATCGGTAAGAAGAAAGTAATGGAGAGCCTAGACTCACCAGCCCACGTCTTCACGACTTCAGGCAACCCAGTATGTTGTGCAGCCGCACTTGCCACACTAGACGTGCTAGATGAAAAAGACCTGTTGGAAAAGTCAGTAGAAGATGGCAAATACGTCGAAGAACAATTCCTCAAACTCAAAGATAAGTACGAAGAAATCGGAGACGTAAGATTCTACGGATTAGATGGCGGGATAGAACTAGTAACCGACAAGAAAAGTAAAACACCAAATCCAGACTTCGCTAACAAAGTAATCTATTACGCCTTCGAACACGGAGTAGTAATCATAACATTGAAAAATAACATCTTAAGATTCCAGCCACCATTGGTAATTACAAGAGAACAACTCGACAAAGTACTAAACGTCCTCGAAAAAGCCATAGTTGCTGCAGAAAATGATGAAGTTGATGTACCGGATGAGGATAGTATGGGCTGGTAAAACAGAGAGCGGAGAAAGCCGGTTAAATGTTGAGCACTGCCTAGGATAAGAAAGGTATCGCGAAGCGATGCATTGCTTATCCGTAGCAGGCGCAGACATTTGGCTTTCGCAGCTCGTTTTCAACCAGAGAGCGAAACAAAGCCGGTTAAATGTTGAGCACTGCCTAGGATAAGAAAGGTATCGCGAAGCGATGCATTGCTTATCCGTAGCAGGCACAGACATTTGGCTTTGTGTAGCTCGTTTTCGAACCCCAAAAATAAAAAGTTCAGTTAACAATCTTTGAACATCCAAAACCAAAAAGGGACAAAAATTTAGGAGGAAAATATATGAGTGGTTTTTTTAAACGATTAACATTAAAGGAAGATCCGAGTATTTATGAAGATAAAGACTCACACCTAGTACGAGTACTAACCGTTAAGGACTTCTTAGCGTTAGGTGTCGGGACAATCGTCTCCACATCAATCTTCACATTACCCGGAGTTGTTGCTGCACAACATGCCGGTCCAGCAGTTGCAATTTCGTTCCTAGTTGCTGCTATCGTCGCTGGTTTAGTTGCCTTTGCATATGCAGAGATGGCCGCAGCCATGCCTTTTGCGGGGTCTGCGTATTCGTGGATCAACGTAATGTTCGGTGAGTTCTTTGGTTGGGTAGCAGGTTGGGCCTTGTTGGCTGAGTATTTCATTGCCGTGGCCTTTGTTGCGTCAGGATTGTCGGCCAACTTCAGAGGACTATTAGTTCCACTAGGGCTCAAACTTCCTAATTCCGTTTCCAATACCATGGGAGTTAACGGCGGAATTCTTGATATTGTTGCCGTGATCGTTCTAGTGGCCGTGGCACTGTTGTTATCCAGAGGTGTTTCAGGAGCCGCCAAAGTTGAAAATATCTTGGTTATCCTCAAAGTTCTAGCCATCTTGGCATTTATTGTCGTTGGTTTAACAGCCATTCATGTACAGAATTACTTCCCATTTATTCCCAAATATCACGTCAACGCTGATGGTACTGCCTTTGGTGGTTGGCAAGGAATCTATGCCGGAGTTTCAATGATCTTCCTATCATATATCGGATTTGATTCAATCGCTGCCAATTCAGCGGAAGCTAAGAATCCCGGCAAAACAATGCCTCGTGGTATTCTTGGTTCACTTGCTATTGCCGTTGTCTTGTTCGTTGCCGTTGCCTTAGTTCTAGTCGGGATGTTCAAATATTCTGACTATGCAAATAACGCCGAACCAGTTGGCTGGGCCTTACGTCAAGCCGGACACCCAATCGTTGCCAGTACCATTCAAGCCGTTGCCGTTGTTGGTATGTTTACAGCCTTGATAGGTATGATGCTAGCAGGTTCACGTTTGATCTATTCATTCGGACGTGACGGAATGTTGCCAGCTTGGTTAGGTAAGTTGAACAAGAATAATCTACCAAATCACGCACTATTCACATTGACATTTATCGGAGTTATCATCGGAGCACTTTGCCCATTTGCGTTCTTAGCACAATTGATCTCCGCAGGTACCTTGATTGCCTTTATGTTCGTTTCACTTGGAATCTATGCCTTGCGTAGAAGAGAAGGTAAGGACATAGCAGTTCCAGCCTTCAAGATGCCATTTTACCCAGTAATGCCAGCACTAGCCTTTATAGGTGCATTGTTTGTATTCTGGGGATTAGATTACGAAGCCAAGTTGTATGCAGGAATCTGGTTCGCTATCGGATTAGTTGTGTATTTCGCATACGGGATGAATCATTCATTCCTTGGTAAGAAGGAAAAAGAAAAACAAAATAAGGCAAAATAAAATACTAAGATTTTTGAATATTAAAAGAGGTGGCATTCACAAAAGTGAGTGCCACCTCTTTTTTTAAGACAAAAAAAGAACGACCCAAACATGAAATGGGCCGTCCGATATATCAGGGAGTCGTTATTAATTCTTTTCTATCACTAGTTACTATACACCAAGTATATGAAGAAAGTGTGAATTTATCCAAAATAATTCATTATTATAACCCAAAGTCAGGCTTACTAATGATCTTTTCATTATCCAAATTAAAGTTCAAGCTCAAATGTGACCCATTGAGCCACTCCTTAGATCCAACCTTGAAGAAGTACTCACCAAGATTGTTTCTTGCAATCGTGTATACACGCCAACTAGTGCCCTCAGCGACACCACTTGTCTCATACTTGCCAGTTGACTCATCGAAGAATTGAGTTGAACCATTAGTTACCGTACCAACCTTGACCTGGTCAGTTGGAGTAGGAGTAGTTGTTGTAGTGTTATCAATAGCGTTAATCGCAAACGTAGGCTCTTGAGTCGTGTACTCGTATACAGAATCATCCATGAAACCAAGACCATTGATCCAAGTGTTAGGAGATATCTTGAACCAATATTTGCCCTTAGAATTCTCCACAATAGCAAGAATGTTGTAGATAGTACCTTGAGGATTCTTGTCGGTGGTTAAAGTGTTGGACTCAGTGTTGTAAAGAGTCGCATGGTCATTTAGGGACTGACCAGAGTAGAGCACACTACCAGAATCAGTCGCAGTTATCGTCTTGACCGCAGTAGTTAAGACATATTCGTCAGTAGCCACCTTGTAGAACTGCTTGCCATTCATCGTAACCACAGCACCAAGCTTCCACTCAGTTGCTTGCGGAAGGACATAACCAGTAGGGACCCCATTACTATTGTAGACAGCAGCGAACATTGAGACAATACCAGTCGAGTTGGGAACAGGCGTGCTTAGATTACCGACCGAATTCCCCGAAGCATCCTTGATCGACATAGCACTACCAAGTAACCACTGATTAGTCGCGATGCGATAGTAAGCCTGACCGTTGAACAACTTCATACCAGTCAATTTCCAGCTAGTATTGTTAACGTAGAATAGACCGATCGAGTTCCCATTATCGTCACAAGCAGTCGTACCGTAAGCCCCGTTGTTGTAGCCGACAGTTCCAATATAACCGGTAGTTTTTGTGATACCAGACGCGCTTACAGTATTCGTAGAGGTAGTATTATTGACAGCGTGACCAGTGGAGTCTGCTACATCCATGTCTCCAGCTAATATCCACTGATTAGTTGCTACACGATAATAAGTCAACCCGTTGACGACCTTGCTAGCGTCCAACTTCCAAGAAGTGTAATTGCCAAACGAATTGTCAGTCATATTACCATTGTCATCATAAGATAAAGCACCACCCTTATGAATAGTACCGATATAGCCCGGAGTCTTAGTAATCGTGGCACTAGGAGCACTTTGACCTTCAATCTGGATACCAGATGCCGAGACGTATTCATTAGTTGCTACCTTATAATAAGTAACACCATTTATCGACTTAGTAGCGCCGAGCTTCCAAGAAGTGAAGTTGTCCAAAGTGCGCAGAATAGAATTACCATTTGCGTCGTATAAAGTCCCACCACCACGCTTGATCGTACCGACCAGTGCAGCAGCATCGACATTTTGTTGTGAAACATTACTTAGTACACCAGGAGCAAGTAAGATTGCTGCAGCAGTACCAAGAAGTATTGAGTTTCTTTTCATACCGTTAACCTCCCCAAAATATACATTTAACAACAGCATATTCTCATATATAATGGTAAACAATTGATTCATAAATTCTTATATTATTCTTTATTTTTTGATTAAACAAAAAGGAGTAAGGAACGAAATTTTTAATTTCGTTCCTTACTCCTTTTTAAATACACTTTACTGAATCTTACCATCAGCAGCAGTGATAGTTGAACGACCATCTTTGTTAGCGTTCTTGATGGCACGGAGAATATCATTGTCACTCCATGCGTCAACATTCTTAACACCTTGGTCAGTTAGATCTTGTCTAGCCTTAGCAATATCTGAGTCTGTGATAGTCTTACCATCGACTTCTTTAGATTCAACATCAAAATCCCCATTGGCAGCAGGATTGTCAGAATCATCATTAGATGACGAAGTAGTGTCACTAGAAGTAGTAGAACTGTCAGAAGAAGTACTACTACTACTGTCATTATTATTACTATCAGTAGTGTTGTCAGCCGTAACTGAACTTGCTGGTAGCTTATCTAACAGCTTCTTAGCTTGCTTATAGATATCTGAGTAATACTTACCCTTGATACCCTTTGTACTTGTGAGCTGTTCAAGTAAAGCCCTAGCTTGATCATTATTGTTGTCCGCAATCAATTGCTTAGCAGTCTTGATATTGGCCTTGTAGTCACTACGGTTTCTTTGGATAGTCTTAACTTGACCCAATAGATTCTTAGCACGCTTAGTCATCGACTCATTACCGTTAGATTGATTCTTAACAGTATTCAGAGCTGACTTAGCACTAGAAAACTCCAGTTTGTTCATAGACTTCTTAGCTTTGACCAAGTTCTTAGCTTGAGATTCATAAGCCTTAGACTTTTTAGTGTTCTTAGCCTCATTAGCCGATTTGAAATGATCACTCGCTGAATCATAGTCCTTCTTATTTACAGCCTTATTACCCTTAGACATCTCTGTTTTGTAATCATTATTATTGTTGTCTGATGATGCAGATGACGAACCATTGCTGCAACCAACAAGTAAGATACCAACAGCGGTCGTTGCAAGTAATGCCAATGCTTTTTTCATACAATTCCTCCACTCTTTGACTGTCTGAATTATACCATGTCGCAAATAAATAGAAAAAGTATTTCCGTTTTGACCATTCCCAAACGTTACTGTTTATGTAAGCAACTTATACGGCCGATAAGTGATTACAAAAAAATAAAAGAGGTAAGTAAAAATGAACTGGAACAAAACAACAATCAACATGACAATGGCAAACGAAAACTACACAGACGGAAAAGCAGTAAGAGGATTCCAAAACATAGTAAAAGAACCAACCCCAGAACAACTCAAGACATTCGCAGGAGTATTAGAAACATTATCAAACGGAGATATATTTTTAAAAGCTGAAGTTGTACAACATACAGACATGTAAGAGCGTGTCAACATGCGGGAACACCTGAGCATTACCTAGTCCCATGGATTTACTACGAAGTAGTGAAGCCATGAGACGTAGTAAGCGCAGGGTGTTGCATGTTGTAAACGCGTTTCAGAAGCTGAAAATAAGTAAGAAGCGTATCGAAAAAGGATAGAAAGCACACCAGAAAAACAAAGAAGCGTCTCAATAATATATAACCCAAAAAAGGAGCCCCAAATGAAAAAACTACAACTAACATTCAAAACAGCAGAAGGCCACAAAAAGGACCTAGTATTCAACTATGTGCGTGAAGACCTAGATGCACCCACAGTCAAAAAGGCCATGGATGAAATCATCGCTAGTAAGCTATTTGAAAAGAACAGCGTCCAACTTTATACAGAAGTGGTTGCTGCCAAATATGTGGAACGTGTTGAAACGGGTATTTTGGAAAAAGATTTGGCCATTTAAATAATATACATAGATTTAGCCTACGATTGAATAATCGTGGGCTTTTTTGATACAGTATATGCAGACATAATATAAGGGGAATCATCTTGAAAAAATGGACTAATGTTCGGGGGAACATAGCATTAATCGTATTATTGTACGTAATAATGACACTATTCATGATTATGACGATAAAAAGGGACTTTGTATGGAATGGGGATGATGTATATTATCAGTTCCAAAGAATCCAGAATATTATATATTCGATTCGGGATGCACACACCATACCGACAATCTCTATTAATAACTTTGGTTTGATAGGATATGGCATCAACATCTTCTATCCTTGGGTGACATTGATACCATTTGCGTTAATATCATTTGTATTTAAGAATCAGATTACTACATATTATGTAGGGATTGCATTTTTCTTTTTTGCTTCATTCGCTATCAGCCATTATTCGATGAAGAAATTTTCAGGTTCAACCAAACAGGCCATTATATTTTCGATATTATACAATTTCAGTACTTATAGATTGATAGACTTGATAGCTAGAGCATCCATTGCTGAATATATCGCAACGGTGTTCTTACCGTTGTGCTTATTAGGATTCTATGAAGTTGTCTTTGGGGATGAGAAGCGATGGCAGGATTTGGCGATTGGGATTTCTTTTGTGATATTCTCACATATCTTAACAACGTTTATGACAGTTATATTGTTTGCATTATTGATCATTTGTAATATTGGATTCATCAATAATTGGAAGAAGAGGATTGTATCATTAGGTAAGGCAATCCTAGCCACAATTCTAGCAACCAGTATCTTTTGGGTGCCTTTTCTAATAGAAGAAACTTTCCAGAAATTCGGAGTGCCGTCTCCGACTATTCTAAAAGGACAGAACTTTCGTGATTTAATTAAGTTCAGTTTGGCAAATACTAGTTATCGATCAATTAATGGTAATGTTTATAACTTAGGAACTATTCTGCTTGTGATACTAGTTGTGGGAGTTTTATTTTTTAGGAAATTTGATAGACGATACAAAATCATCTATATAGTTTCTGTTGTTAGTTTGTTTTTTGTTTCAGATTTGTTCCCATGGAGTATATTACAAGATACGCCGATTCAAGTTATTCAATATCCTTTTAGGATATTAATGTTTACTACACTGCTTGCCAGTATGATCGGTTCTCAGATAGTTGTTATGCTTACTACTGACTTAGGATTTAATAATTGGTTGATAATGTTAGGAATATTTACAGTAGTTAATGGTGGTATGTGGATGACATCCATGAGCTCTTCAGTCAAGGACAACTTGCTATCACAAAGGACACAAGTCATCTCTAATAAGATGATTGATGGTGGTATGGTACCAGATTCGTACTTAGAGCAATATGTACCTAGCAATAGTCAGAACAATCTAGGTGGAATTGAACAACACTTAGTAGTAATTAATAAGAAAGAAACCAATATTCAACCTATAATAACTACGAAAGGTAATGAGTTCGTACTCAATAATATCAAGGAGAACTCTACAGTTGATTTACCAGTAATTTATTACAAGAATACAGTGGCCAAGGTTAATGGTAAGAGGCTAACGATTACTAGAAGTAAACGTGGTGGAATAAGTCTCAAATCTAAGCATGCATATAAAAAAATGGTGATAACGACAAATTACCAAAATAAACAACTATACACATTGATAATATTGGTTTCATTAGTAGCGTGGATTTATATGATAAGTATCTTAGCACTATCAAATCCAAAAAAATAAAATAATTCATGGATAAACCTTGAGCCCGAGGTCTATTTCGACTATTATAGTTATAGGCTCTTCGTATGAAGTAAGTAGGTTGGAAAATATCTTTATAATAAAAGACATGCTTGAATGTTACAAAGATATTATTAATAATACAAAAGTGTTACAAAAGACAACGTTTTCCAATTTATGGTTGATTACTAAGCCGGAGTTTCATATAATGATTGTCAGTGGGATAAGCCCACTGAACAAATTAAATAAAAATTCTTTTAGTCCAGGGGAGGATTAACATTGAAAAAATCTATTAAATATGCAGGAATCGCTGCTGCAACACTTCTAACTGTTGCCCCAGTTGCTGCTCCTGTTGTTTCAAACGTAACATCAACAACTGTACAAGCTGCTGATGCATCATACACAACAAGTGATGACGCTGCTGCTTGGTTGAACCAATTTTCAAGTAAGAAATTAGCTACAGGTGCTGATGTGCCAACATTAAGCACAGATAACTACGGTACTAGCTTATCAGCTAAGCCAGCTGATATTACAACTGCTTATACAACACTTTTAAGCAATAATGTTACTGACAGTAATACTTTTGCTGCTGCTACTGATTCTAAAGTTACATCAGTACAAGCTACTGCTGATGATACAGGTAAGGCTTTAAGTCTTTCAGATGCACAATCATATTTAAACAACAGACAAGCTCTTACATTTAAGATTGCTGTTTCATATAAGACAGATGCAGATACAACAGCTACAAAAGATGCTTCAATCGACGTAACATTTGCTACAACAGATGTAGCTACAGTAACATCATTGGCTGCTGCTTACACAACACCATATACTGTTGATTATGGCTCATCTACATATAGAGCACAACTACAAAACTCAACTGATTTAACTTTGAAAGATCAAAGTGGTGACAACTTATTGGCTGATTCAGCTAATGTTACAAGTTATGCTATGGGTGGATTATCAACAACTTATGCTAAGGCTGTTGCTGGTACTGCTGATTATGATGAAACAACATTTGATACTGCTGATACTACATATTACCAACCTATCACAGTTACTGTTGCTGCTGATAGTGCATTAGCTACATATGCTGCAGGTACTACATACAATACTAAGACAACTGTTAATGGTGCTGTTCTTTCAAATGGCTCAGATACAACTGTAAATAATGGTATCGTAAAGGATTCAACAATTACATTTATCCGTGCCGTTAAGGTTGGTTCAGAAGCTGCTGCTGGCTGGACAACAACTAAGACAACAGGTGTTGTAACAACAAAGAGTGATTCATCATATTACACATTGAAGAATAACGATAATGTTACAATCAAGAACCGTGCTCTTGGCGCAAATACTTCATGGCAAACAAATGCTGTTCGTACAAATGCTAACGGTGACAAACAATACCGTGTTGCTACTGGCGAATGGGTTGATGCTGATGATGTAACATTTGATGATGGTACATCAACAACAACACCTTCAGAAGATGGTTTGTTTGATATTCAAAAAGTTTCAGGTAAGGTTTCATTAATTGATGATGGACATGTTTTCCCATTATACAAGAAAGATGGTAGTGCCATCAAATCTCGTATGCTTGCTAGAGGCGAATGGGCTTTTATCAATACTGCTAAAGATTCAGAAGGTAACACATATTACCGTGTTGCTACAAACGAATGGCTAGCTGCTGGTGAAGGTGTTACAGTTACTGTTTACTAATAGTTAAGATTAATTTTTAAAAAGAAGAGATCAGTATGATCTCTTCTTTTTTTATGTTCAAATGTGTTATACACTATTCTATATACAAGTAAATTGATAAAACGGAAGGGATTTTAAATGTCACGATTGATAAAGAAAATGAGCATAGTTCTTGTAGGATTGTTGATTTTACTAGGGTTGTCATTGAAGAGTAATATTTCAAATGTGAAGGCTACAGAGGATAACAGTGCTGACAATACAAAATTAGTCATAGGCTCAACAAAGACGGTATCAGCTTTGCCACTTTATATAGCAGCACAGTATAGATATTTCTCACAAAATGATATTTCTGTTGAGATGAAAACGTATGATTCGACAAAAGATTTGAATAATGCAATTGGTAATGGCGAAGTTAACTTAGCCGTCACTGATTTAGTAAATTACGCTTCCTTGTTGAAACAACAAAATGATTGGAAAATAGGTAGTACCATGCCTGGATATTATGGATTAGTTGCTAACAAATCTATTCATAATATAAAAGATATAAAAGGTAAAAAAATTGCAGTAAATAAAAATGATGGAAGTAAGTATTACATAACTAAACTTTTAAAGAAAAATCATATTAAGATTTCTAAAGTAAAGTTTGTTCAAATTGATTCAGAAAAAAAGAGAGTTTCACAATTAAAATCCAAAAAAATAGATGCTGCAGTGTTGTCTGATCCATCCCTTAGTAATGCCAAGACCGCTGGGAACAAGATATTGAATAAAGGGAAATTAAGTAATGATAATGGCAACATTTTAATTATGTCAAATGATGTCTCAAGTAAAAACGTAACGGATGTTAATAATCTTTATCATTCAATATTTTCAGCGACAAAAGATTTTAATAAAAATCAATACCCCATTGCGACTAATACATTAATTGATTTTGGAGCAACAAAGAAAGCCAGAGAATATTTATTTGGCTTAGATGTTACTATGAAGAAATCACATAAGGTTAAAAAGACTGATTTCAAAAAAGCCTTTAGTTATGCAAAAAAGCAAAAATTATATAATGGTAAAATCAATTATAAGAAATATCAGTTGAGTATTAAGAATATTAAGTAA
This region includes:
- a CDS encoding ABC transporter substrate-binding protein is translated as MSRLIKKMSIVLVGLLILLGLSLKSNISNVKATEDNSADNTKLVIGSTKTVSALPLYIAAQYRYFSQNDISVEMKTYDSTKDLNNAIGNGEVNLAVTDLVNYASLLKQQNDWKIGSTMPGYYGLVANKSIHNIKDIKGKKIAVNKNDGSKYYITKLLKKNHIKISKVKFVQIDSEKKRVSQLKSKKIDAAVLSDPSLSNAKTAGNKILNKGKLSNDNGNILIMSNDVSSKNVTDVNNLYHSIFSATKDFNKNQYPIATNTLIDFGATKKAREYLFGLDVTMKKSHKVKKTDFKKAFSYAKKQKLYNGKINYKKYQLSIKNIK